A single Kitasatospora kifunensis DNA region contains:
- a CDS encoding ATP-binding protein, with protein sequence MTLDVKAATSEPTLGLDHLWDRLRRVEQRVRAAVRERRADDPDPDDPYRGQYLSPEAVERILAAPASAGRAGASLGDAGLGEVPAPPPGSRIARLSDTFGLLPLDLELLLVAIAPDLDTRFERLYGYLNDDLTLRRPTIGLALELCGLPGAGAGRFRFSAQAPLIAGGLLEITEPQRPLLSRGLRVPDRVTAHLLGDEELDSALRGVVHVGLPEAEAEVEGPGEPARRIRAAAANGSALVHLLDQGGSAGRLAAGALAGIGRRPLVVDVAALAAFAAEPAQATVRALAREARLSASGVVLGPLDRFEPERPERARLLHELSAELVGVPLITHGTRAWDPAWGRESPVVIVIPPPDPGRRAEQWARALRLGQGAPDGPEGQGAPSAELVQALAPYQLDEDQLARAAGAAARTAAAERRPVSAEDLRAAVRAQNGAGLARLARRIEPAVGWDDLVLPDPTARQLRELVLRARHRDQVLGHWRMRPGGGRGRGVIALFAGASGTGKTMSAEVVAAELGMELYVVDLSTVVDKYIGETEKNLERIFTEASRVNGVLLFDEADAIFGKRSQVKDAHDRHANVESAYLLQRMESFDGIAVLTTNLRSNLDEAFTRRLDVVAEFTLPDEERRRALWERCLGPRIPRGDDLDLQFCARRFELAGGSIRACAVTAAYLAAETGRPLGMAHLVSAVLREYRKLGRLVLESEFGPWLGDLDGLGGLGGLGEVEHAR encoded by the coding sequence ATGACCCTGGACGTCAAGGCGGCCACGAGCGAGCCGACGCTCGGCCTCGATCACCTGTGGGACCGGCTGCGCCGCGTCGAGCAGCGGGTCAGAGCCGCCGTCCGCGAGCGGCGGGCCGATGATCCGGACCCGGACGACCCGTACCGCGGCCAGTACCTCAGCCCGGAGGCGGTGGAGCGGATCCTGGCGGCGCCCGCCTCGGCGGGCCGCGCCGGCGCGAGCTTGGGTGACGCGGGCCTCGGTGAGGTGCCGGCGCCGCCGCCCGGGTCGAGGATCGCGCGGCTCAGCGACACCTTCGGCCTGCTCCCGCTCGACCTCGAACTCCTGCTCGTGGCGATCGCCCCCGACCTCGATACCCGGTTCGAACGGCTCTACGGCTACCTCAACGACGACCTGACCCTGCGCCGGCCGACCATCGGGCTCGCCCTCGAACTGTGCGGCCTGCCGGGGGCGGGAGCCGGCCGTTTCCGCTTCTCGGCCCAGGCCCCGCTGATCGCCGGCGGGCTGCTGGAGATCACCGAGCCGCAGCGCCCACTGCTCTCCCGGGGCCTGCGGGTGCCCGACCGGGTGACGGCCCATCTGCTCGGCGACGAGGAGCTCGACAGCGCGCTGCGCGGGGTGGTCCACGTCGGGCTCCCCGAGGCCGAGGCCGAGGTCGAGGGCCCCGGGGAGCCGGCCCGTCGGATCCGCGCCGCCGCCGCGAACGGCAGCGCGCTGGTGCACCTGCTGGACCAGGGCGGCAGCGCCGGCCGACTGGCGGCCGGTGCCCTCGCGGGCATCGGCCGGCGGCCCCTGGTCGTCGACGTCGCCGCGCTCGCCGCGTTCGCCGCCGAGCCCGCGCAGGCCACGGTGCGCGCGCTCGCCCGCGAGGCGCGGCTGAGCGCGAGCGGTGTGGTGCTGGGCCCGCTGGACCGGTTCGAGCCCGAACGCCCGGAGCGGGCACGGCTGTTGCACGAGCTGTCGGCTGAGCTGGTCGGCGTTCCGCTGATCACGCACGGCACCCGGGCGTGGGATCCGGCCTGGGGGCGGGAGAGCCCGGTGGTGATCGTCATCCCGCCGCCGGACCCGGGCCGGCGCGCCGAGCAGTGGGCGCGCGCGCTCCGCCTCGGGCAGGGAGCACCGGACGGTCCTGAGGGGCAGGGCGCGCCGAGCGCCGAGTTGGTCCAGGCGCTCGCCCCGTACCAGCTGGACGAGGACCAGCTGGCCAGGGCCGCCGGTGCGGCGGCCAGGACCGCGGCGGCCGAGCGTCGTCCGGTGAGCGCCGAGGACCTGCGCGCCGCGGTGCGGGCGCAGAACGGGGCGGGCCTTGCGCGTCTGGCCCGGCGGATCGAGCCGGCGGTCGGCTGGGACGACCTGGTGCTGCCCGATCCCACCGCACGCCAACTGCGTGAACTCGTCCTGCGCGCCCGACATCGCGACCAGGTACTCGGCCACTGGCGGATGCGACCGGGCGGCGGGCGCGGACGCGGGGTGATCGCCCTGTTCGCCGGGGCCTCGGGCACCGGAAAGACGATGTCGGCCGAAGTGGTCGCCGCCGAACTCGGCATGGAGCTGTACGTCGTGGACCTCTCCACCGTCGTGGACAAGTACATCGGCGAGACGGAGAAGAACCTCGAACGCATCTTCACCGAGGCCTCGCGGGTGAACGGCGTGCTGCTCTTCGACGAGGCCGACGCGATCTTCGGCAAGCGCTCGCAGGTCAAGGACGCCCACGACCGCCACGCGAACGTGGAGTCCGCCTACCTGCTGCAACGCATGGAATCCTTCGACGGGATCGCGGTGCTGACGACGAACCTGCGCTCCAACCTCGACGAGGCGTTCACCCGGCGCCTGGACGTCGTCGCGGAGTTCACCCTGCCGGACGAGGAGCGGCGGCGCGCCCTGTGGGAGCGCTGTCTGGGCCCGCGGATCCCCCGCGGGGACGACCTCGACCTGCAGTTCTGCGCGCGGCGCTTCGAGCTCGCCGGCGGCTCGATCCGGGCGTGCGCGGTGACCGCGGCCTACCTGGCCGCCGAGACGGGCCGGCCGCTGGGCATGGCGCACCTGGTCTCCGCGGTGCTGCGGGAGTACCGCAAGCTCGGCCGCCTGGTGTTGGAGAGCGAGTTCGGGCCCTGGCTCGGTGACCTCGACGGCCTCGGGGGCCTTGGGGGCCTTGGGGAGGTCGAGCACGCGCGCTAG